In a genomic window of Armatimonas rosea:
- a CDS encoding ABC transporter permease, producing MNTAIVIARNTISEAMRKKILNAFLMVGFAMLVLTFAFQQFAPRQELTLVKGMGLGIISMAALLITVILSINLIPTEIERRTIYTILSKPVRRHEFLLGKYFGAASTIFVNVGLMGIAFVFAIILKQRGLDVGALNMLKGVWMIYCQMALLSAVAIFFSTFLSPLVNFFLTFSLFIIGNLSSFTMDLAKNTQNVLAKGFFTIVHYVVPNFGNFNYTNPLVQVNVQVKSEAALLTQNTIYAVVYATVLLILSILVFDRREV from the coding sequence ATGAATACCGCCATTGTTATAGCGCGCAACACGATTAGTGAAGCGATGCGCAAAAAAATTCTAAATGCGTTTCTTATGGTGGGCTTCGCGATGCTCGTGCTCACCTTCGCCTTCCAGCAGTTCGCCCCCCGCCAAGAGCTCACCCTTGTCAAGGGAATGGGACTTGGGATTATCTCGATGGCCGCCCTGCTCATCACGGTGATCCTCTCGATCAACCTGATCCCCACCGAGATCGAGCGCCGCACGATCTACACGATCCTCTCCAAGCCCGTGCGCCGGCACGAGTTCCTGCTCGGCAAGTACTTCGGAGCCGCCAGCACGATCTTTGTGAATGTCGGGCTGATGGGGATCGCGTTTGTCTTTGCGATCATCCTCAAGCAGCGTGGGCTAGATGTCGGGGCGCTAAACATGCTCAAGGGCGTCTGGATGATCTACTGCCAGATGGCGCTCCTGAGTGCGGTCGCGATCTTCTTCTCGACCTTCCTCTCGCCCCTGGTGAACTTCTTCCTGACCTTCTCGCTGTTTATCATCGGCAACCTCTCCAGCTTCACGATGGACCTTGCCAAGAACACCCAGAACGTCCTCGCCAAGGGGTTCTTCACCATTGTCCACTACGTCGTTCCCAACTTCGGTAACTTTAACTACACCAACCCGCTCGTGCAGGTCAATGTGCAGGTAAAGTCCGAGGCGGCGCTGCTGACCCAAAACACGATCTACGCCGTGGTCTATGCCACCGTGCTGCTGATTCTCTCTATCCTGGTCTTTGATCGACGCGAGGTGTGA
- a CDS encoding ABC transporter ATP-binding protein, translating into MKREVVNAVDNLSVTVGEGEVFGFLGANGAGKTTTIKILLGLIYATQGDAQVLGKPAGDIEAKHKIAYLPESPYFYEHMTAREIVTFYAQLFGMKLEDARKKADELVDFVGLGGKSDVNKRVAEFSKGMRQRVGIAQSLINDPSLLFYDEPTSGLDAIARRDIRDLMFELKRQGKTMFLSSHQLEDVEMVCGRASIIHKGKLQVIGTMDELLGGERVEVTISKPSAELSGKLAELEGSLVGDKLTVTVANSNVGELLDAVRGAKGDVFSVVPKKRRLEDLFVEIVGERIDAATGSLASTGDRPLDSADAKPTANKYKDLMDK; encoded by the coding sequence ATGAAGCGCGAGGTCGTCAATGCAGTGGACAATCTCTCGGTTACAGTCGGTGAAGGCGAAGTATTCGGCTTTCTGGGCGCCAACGGCGCCGGAAAGACCACGACCATTAAGATCCTGCTCGGGCTCATCTATGCCACCCAGGGAGACGCTCAGGTTCTGGGCAAGCCCGCCGGGGATATCGAGGCCAAGCACAAGATCGCCTACCTCCCGGAGTCTCCTTACTTCTACGAGCACATGACCGCCCGCGAGATCGTCACGTTCTATGCCCAGCTCTTTGGCATGAAACTCGAGGATGCCCGCAAGAAGGCCGATGAGCTCGTGGACTTTGTGGGGCTTGGCGGCAAGAGCGATGTCAACAAGCGTGTTGCGGAGTTCTCCAAGGGAATGCGCCAGCGCGTCGGGATCGCCCAGAGCCTCATCAACGACCCCAGCCTGCTGTTCTACGACGAGCCCACATCGGGTCTGGACGCCATCGCGCGCCGCGATATCCGCGACCTAATGTTCGAGCTCAAGCGCCAGGGCAAGACCATGTTCCTCTCCAGCCACCAGCTGGAGGATGTCGAGATGGTCTGTGGCCGCGCCTCGATTATCCACAAGGGCAAGCTCCAGGTGATCGGTACCATGGACGAGCTCCTGGGTGGGGAGCGCGTGGAGGTGACCATCTCCAAGCCCTCCGCTGAGCTCTCGGGCAAGCTCGCCGAGCTCGAAGGTAGCCTTGTTGGGGACAAGCTCACGGTGACCGTCGCCAACTCCAATGTCGGTGAGCTCCTGGATGCCGTCCGCGGTGCCAAGGGCGATGTCTTCTCCGTCGTGCCCAAGAAGCGCCGCCTGGAAGATCTCTTTGTCGAGATTGTTGGTGAGCGTATCGATGCCGCCACGGGTAGCCTGGCCTCCACCGGCGACCGCCCGCTGGACTCCGCCGATGCAAAGCCGACGGCGAACAAGTACAAGGACTTGATGGACAAATAA
- a CDS encoding DNA glycosylase AlkZ-like family protein has translation MQTIRITKADARAFLIRAFALESWQSLPDSESAIRALEFVQEDSIPICGRMHDLILWPRVAGYTPQSLADTLYGPTATAFEIHFPNLAALPREDYPYFVRRMQARQAEPGRWQGLFPEEEPVAAAFLEALDSLGPLSTRRHGNEFGHMLSGWGTRSTVISQVAEKLWLHGKLGIAHRKNFERYFDRLERVAPELAAWHAPSVALPDPDEARRYLVRKRLKAKALFRPKRDELATLGEAAFCKVEIEGLVKPWYTLNPFNPPPTPPPFPPRNVGFRGREGAGGRDVWRDNGRDADAILLAPLDPLVYDRQRNRELFDFDYTWEVYVPAEKRKWGYYVLPILHDSKLVGRVDLKRDTKAGSLQVLSLMVEENVVLEAVAEPIAMRLRELAEFLGVSRVEVTGFCPADICKSIAL, from the coding sequence GTGCAGACCATTCGCATCACCAAAGCCGACGCGCGGGCGTTTCTGATCCGTGCCTTTGCCCTGGAGAGCTGGCAGAGCCTCCCCGATTCCGAGAGCGCGATTCGTGCGCTAGAGTTTGTGCAGGAGGACTCGATCCCCATCTGCGGACGCATGCACGACCTGATCTTATGGCCTCGGGTGGCGGGCTACACGCCCCAGAGCCTCGCCGACACGCTCTATGGCCCGACAGCGACTGCTTTTGAGATCCACTTTCCCAACCTCGCGGCGCTCCCTCGGGAAGACTACCCCTACTTTGTGCGGCGAATGCAGGCGCGCCAGGCGGAGCCGGGGCGCTGGCAGGGCTTGTTTCCCGAGGAAGAGCCGGTCGCAGCGGCGTTTCTGGAGGCGCTCGACAGCCTTGGGCCGCTCTCAACCCGCCGGCATGGCAACGAGTTTGGCCACATGCTCTCGGGCTGGGGGACGCGCTCGACCGTGATCTCGCAAGTGGCGGAGAAGCTCTGGCTCCACGGCAAGCTGGGGATCGCCCACCGCAAGAACTTCGAGCGCTACTTCGACCGGCTGGAGCGGGTCGCCCCGGAGCTCGCCGCCTGGCACGCCCCGAGCGTAGCGCTCCCTGATCCCGACGAAGCACGGCGCTATCTGGTGCGAAAGCGCCTCAAGGCAAAGGCACTCTTCCGGCCCAAGCGCGACGAGCTCGCGACACTGGGGGAGGCAGCGTTCTGCAAAGTGGAGATCGAGGGTCTCGTCAAGCCCTGGTACACGCTAAACCCGTTCAACCCACCCCCTACTCCCCCTCCCTTCCCCCCACGGAACGTGGGTTTCAGGGGAAGGGAGGGGGCCGGGGGGAGGGATGTCTGGAGGGATAACGGGAGGGATGCCGATGCCATCCTCCTCGCCCCGCTCGACCCGCTGGTCTACGACCGTCAGCGCAACCGGGAGCTCTTTGACTTTGACTACACCTGGGAGGTCTACGTGCCGGCAGAGAAGCGCAAGTGGGGCTACTACGTCCTACCCATCCTCCACGACAGCAAGCTGGTCGGGCGGGTCGATCTCAAGCGCGATACCAAAGCGGGTTCGCTTCAGGTTCTCTCGCTCATGGTAGAGGAGAATGTGGTACTTGAGGCAGTCGCCGAGCCTATTGCCATGCGCCTGAGAGAGCTCGCAGAGTTTCTAGGCGTGAGCCGGGTAGAGGTGACAGGGTTCTGCCCCGCCGATATTTGCAAGTCAATTGCATTATAG